One window from the genome of Erwinia sorbitola encodes:
- a CDS encoding TetR/AcrR family transcriptional regulator: MKVRTEARREAIVEAAAQLFQEMGYERASMNELAKRLGGSKATLYNYFPSKEELFSAVIRTYATQHLTDAASALNDAVAKSVTLEEKLQHFGEQMLKVMTTDNTALAVYRMVVGEAGHSDMGMLFYEAGPRESVEKLARLFSSAMDNGILRLGDPQIRALQFLSLITAEIEIRIFQRTAPPLSEKRVREMTSCAVRMFMAGAGK; this comes from the coding sequence ATGAAAGTCCGTACCGAAGCACGCCGCGAGGCAATAGTGGAAGCTGCCGCACAGCTTTTCCAGGAGATGGGCTACGAGCGCGCATCAATGAATGAACTGGCGAAGCGGCTTGGCGGCTCTAAAGCCACGCTGTATAACTATTTTCCCTCAAAAGAGGAGTTGTTCAGCGCAGTGATCCGTACCTATGCCACACAGCATCTGACTGACGCCGCCAGTGCGTTAAACGATGCCGTGGCAAAAAGCGTCACGCTGGAAGAGAAACTACAGCATTTTGGCGAGCAGATGCTGAAGGTGATGACCACCGATAATACCGCCCTCGCCGTCTATCGCATGGTGGTGGGTGAAGCCGGACATTCTGATATGGGTATGCTGTTTTATGAGGCCGGCCCGCGTGAGAGCGTGGAAAAACTGGCGCGACTATTCTCGTCAGCGATGGATAACGGCATACTGCGTCTCGGGGATCCGCAGATACGCGCCCTGCAATTTTTGTCACTGATTACCGCTGAAATTGAAATACGTATTTTCCAGCGCACAGCACCGCCACTGAGCGAAAAACGCGTGCGTGAAATGACATCCTGTGCGGTACGCATGTTTATGGCCGGGGCAGGAAAATAA
- a CDS encoding LLM class flavin-dependent oxidoreductase, with protein MSQKTPQRIKLGMMLQGAGGFMNAWRHRSVPADASVNVGWYHQLAQRAEEAGLDFLFVADGLHINEKSLPHFLNRFEPVALLSSLASVTRRIGLAGTISTSYSDPFTVARQLASLDLLSNGRAGWNVVTSPLAGSARNFGKDHPEHGQRYQIAREYIDVVQGLWDSWEEGAFIRNQQSGEFFDAQKLHKLNHQGEHFSVEGPLNIQRSSQGQPVIFQAGASESGIRLAAASADAVFTNARTLEEAQTYAAQLNQQVLKQGRDRVGIFPGINPIVGATEQEAEEKYRYLLSLLSLEQALNYLGRFFDHHDFSQYDPDGPFPQLGTLGENSFRSTTDQIKRLAAEERLTLREVAFRTTLPKGEFFGTPEQVADTFIRWVEQGAASGFIICGPVLNEALEDVVRHVLPILEARGYWHHDDSVTLRERLDIPARPNRYTQAREHLRQAG; from the coding sequence ATGAGCCAGAAAACCCCGCAACGGATTAAACTCGGCATGATGTTACAAGGCGCAGGTGGCTTTATGAACGCCTGGCGTCATCGCAGCGTGCCCGCTGACGCCAGCGTCAACGTCGGCTGGTATCACCAGCTGGCACAACGGGCGGAAGAGGCCGGGCTGGATTTCCTGTTTGTGGCCGATGGCCTGCATATCAACGAAAAATCACTGCCGCATTTTCTTAACCGTTTCGAACCGGTGGCGCTGCTGTCATCGCTGGCCTCCGTCACCCGGCGTATCGGGCTGGCGGGCACCATCTCCACCTCGTACAGCGATCCGTTCACCGTGGCGCGCCAGCTGGCATCGCTTGATCTGCTCAGTAACGGCCGTGCGGGATGGAATGTGGTGACGTCACCGCTGGCAGGGTCGGCGCGTAACTTTGGTAAGGATCACCCTGAGCACGGCCAGCGCTACCAGATTGCCCGCGAATATATTGATGTGGTGCAAGGGCTGTGGGACTCCTGGGAGGAGGGGGCGTTTATTCGCAACCAGCAGAGCGGTGAGTTTTTTGATGCGCAGAAGCTGCATAAGCTGAACCATCAGGGAGAGCACTTCTCGGTAGAAGGGCCGCTGAATATTCAGCGTTCGTCACAGGGCCAGCCAGTAATTTTCCAGGCGGGCGCGTCAGAATCAGGTATCCGTCTGGCGGCAGCATCTGCCGATGCGGTATTTACCAATGCGCGCACGCTGGAAGAAGCGCAAACCTATGCTGCACAGCTGAATCAGCAGGTGCTGAAGCAGGGGCGCGATCGGGTAGGGATTTTCCCGGGCATCAATCCGATTGTCGGGGCTACAGAGCAGGAAGCTGAGGAAAAATATCGTTATCTGCTGTCGCTGCTGTCACTGGAGCAGGCGCTTAATTATTTGGGCCGTTTCTTCGATCATCACGACTTCAGCCAGTACGATCCGGACGGCCCGTTCCCGCAGCTGGGTACGCTGGGGGAAAACAGTTTCCGCTCCACCACCGATCAGATCAAACGGCTGGCGGCGGAAGAACGGCTGACGCTGCGTGAAGTCGCCTTCCGTACCACGCTGCCAAAAGGTGAATTCTTCGGCACTCCTGAACAGGTGGCCGACACCTTTATTCGCTGGGTGGAGCAGGGTGCTGCCAGCGGTTTTATTATCTGCGGCCCGGTACTCAACGAAGCGCTGGAGGATGTGGTGCGCCATGTGCTGCCGATCCTCGAAGCCCGCGGTTACTGGCATCATGATGATAGCGTCACGCTGCGTGAGCGGCTGGATATCCCGGCGCGGCCTAACCGCTACACCCAGGCACGAGAGCATTTACGTCAGGCGGGGTAA
- a CDS encoding TonB-dependent receptor domain-containing protein: MLKYSYRQGLLHTSLVAGTLFSAAVSAAAEQTDKLATAESSQNQKAGRLPSDDAEMTVLSPQVKLVAGSSVTIDAAEMQQRGGNDFGTIMRYQPLIGAVGSSGGSSTGKSGFDRGGYTGYNIRGLEGNRVALDVDGIPQPEATGRSYASRAGVNTFGIGRDYIDPYLYGRVEIESGATATQRANTAMGGSVSFLPKSADDYLAPGKSTAFGFQSDYDSSNRSWHNGITAAAGDETLRGLLVYSRRDGQQTRNNSDEFDAYPENWHSDALLTSAIWQPNDEHKLTGTVDFYSKVNHTHYDSWDNNGDVIEGVANQQSNTRRWGLSLKDEWTPGNDWVDSLSNKIYYQHTEAHDNTLMPLSTTGAMQRVYSDYNVETYGYEAQLAKSLGRHDLRAGINGRIAETERPFSQSPAQSGTTMTTKPEGDSRTLVLGAFVQDSIQFDLDGHAFSVVPGVRVAHQETKPQNLANMAAGTDVLTPEDAETLYNKTNSDTQVLPSISFNYNITPQLMTYVQYKRGAQFPNASQLYGSWNLGSSYAGNRQYALLGNTDLDTETSNNVEWGVKGQAVEGITVQGAMFYNTYKNFIASTRYTRAAAPDKFVNVPANIATIYQAENRDKAYIWGGEVSTKINYGTWFEQVNGLSTTFALGYSKGQSKSSYDGDKYVDLDSVAPMKAVVGVAWDDPAQRFGTAVTATFVKGKQAQSTNRNSYLNNGTTLTDSTTEYTRVPGYGMVDMTAWVKVAKNVKLSGGIYNLTDRKYWDYLSSRNLTDTSARDVNDHALAVQPGRNFQLGVNVDF, from the coding sequence ATGCTTAAGTATTCATACCGTCAGGGGCTACTGCACACCTCTCTTGTTGCAGGGACACTGTTCAGCGCAGCCGTCTCTGCCGCTGCTGAACAGACCGATAAATTGGCAACAGCAGAATCCAGCCAAAATCAGAAGGCGGGCAGGTTACCGTCAGATGACGCAGAAATGACCGTATTGTCGCCACAAGTGAAACTGGTTGCCGGGAGTTCGGTGACGATTGATGCTGCTGAAATGCAGCAACGCGGTGGCAATGATTTCGGCACGATTATGCGTTACCAGCCGCTGATTGGCGCGGTGGGCAGCAGCGGCGGTTCCTCGACGGGTAAAAGCGGATTCGATCGCGGCGGTTACACCGGCTATAACATCCGTGGTCTGGAAGGCAACCGCGTGGCGCTTGATGTTGATGGCATTCCTCAGCCGGAAGCCACAGGACGCAGCTACGCCAGCCGCGCCGGGGTAAATACTTTTGGTATCGGGCGCGACTATATTGATCCCTATCTGTACGGCCGCGTGGAGATTGAATCCGGCGCTACCGCTACTCAACGTGCCAACACCGCCATGGGTGGCTCGGTCTCATTCCTGCCAAAATCTGCTGATGATTACCTGGCTCCGGGCAAATCCACAGCGTTTGGTTTCCAAAGCGATTACGACTCATCCAACCGCAGCTGGCACAACGGCATCACCGCCGCCGCCGGAGATGAAACCCTGCGCGGGCTTCTGGTTTACAGCCGTCGCGACGGTCAGCAGACCCGCAATAACAGCGATGAGTTCGACGCTTATCCGGAGAACTGGCACTCTGATGCCTTGCTGACCTCCGCTATCTGGCAGCCAAATGATGAGCATAAATTAACCGGCACGGTAGATTTCTACAGTAAGGTTAATCACACTCATTACGACAGCTGGGACAATAACGGCGATGTGATCGAGGGCGTGGCTAATCAGCAGAGCAATACCCGCCGCTGGGGCCTGAGTCTGAAAGATGAGTGGACGCCGGGTAATGACTGGGTTGACAGTCTGAGCAACAAAATTTATTACCAGCACACGGAAGCGCACGATAATACGCTGATGCCGCTCAGTACCACCGGTGCCATGCAGCGGGTTTACTCAGACTACAACGTGGAAACTTATGGCTACGAGGCACAGCTGGCGAAAAGTCTCGGCCGCCATGATTTGCGGGCTGGCATCAACGGGCGCATTGCCGAAACTGAACGCCCGTTCAGCCAGTCGCCTGCCCAGAGCGGCACCACGATGACCACCAAACCCGAGGGCGACAGCCGTACTCTGGTACTGGGCGCGTTTGTGCAGGACAGCATCCAGTTTGACCTCGACGGTCATGCATTCTCCGTGGTACCGGGCGTACGCGTAGCGCATCAGGAAACCAAACCGCAGAATCTGGCTAATATGGCCGCCGGAACCGATGTCCTGACGCCGGAAGATGCTGAAACCCTTTACAATAAAACTAACAGCGACACCCAGGTACTGCCGTCCATCAGCTTCAACTACAATATTACCCCGCAGCTGATGACCTATGTGCAATACAAGCGTGGCGCGCAGTTCCCCAACGCCAGCCAGCTCTACGGCTCCTGGAATCTGGGATCCAGCTACGCCGGAAACAGGCAGTATGCGTTACTGGGCAACACCGATCTTGATACCGAAACCAGTAATAACGTTGAGTGGGGCGTAAAAGGTCAGGCGGTGGAAGGGATCACCGTGCAGGGCGCCATGTTCTACAACACCTACAAAAACTTTATTGCTTCTACTCGCTATACCCGTGCCGCAGCGCCGGATAAATTCGTCAATGTACCGGCGAATATTGCCACCATCTATCAGGCAGAAAACCGCGATAAAGCCTATATCTGGGGCGGGGAAGTCAGCACTAAAATTAACTACGGCACCTGGTTTGAGCAGGTTAACGGCCTGAGTACCACCTTTGCGCTGGGCTACAGCAAGGGCCAGTCTAAATCCAGCTATGACGGTGACAAATATGTTGACCTGGATAGCGTGGCACCAATGAAAGCGGTGGTGGGCGTGGCCTGGGACGATCCGGCACAGCGCTTTGGTACTGCTGTCACTGCCACCTTCGTTAAGGGTAAGCAGGCGCAAAGTACCAATCGCAACAGCTATCTGAACAACGGCACCACGCTGACCGATTCCACAACAGAATATACGCGCGTGCCGGGTTACGGCATGGTGGATATGACTGCCTGGGTGAAAGTGGCGAAAAACGTCAAACTCAGCGGAGGAATATATAACCTGACCGATCGCAAATACTGGGATTACCTCAGCAGCCGTAATCTTACCGATACCAGCGCCAGGGATGTTAACGACCATGCGCTGGCCGTACAGCCGGGACGTAACTTCCAGCTGGGCGTCAACGTCGACTTCTGA
- a CDS encoding GNAT family N-acetyltransferase, producing MNIVIRRAERQDAKLILAMIAELAEYEKALHEVVASQQDIENSLFADNSTSEALICEVDGEAAGYAVFFTSYSTWLGKNGIYLEDLYVSPRFRGQKAGKQLLRHIARLAVARGCGRLEWSVLDWNQPAIDFYKSIGAAPQDEWVRYRMEGQVLTDFAES from the coding sequence ATGAATATCGTAATCCGTCGCGCCGAACGTCAGGACGCTAAACTTATCCTCGCGATGATCGCCGAGCTGGCCGAATATGAAAAAGCACTGCATGAAGTGGTTGCCAGCCAGCAGGACATTGAAAATTCGTTATTTGCTGATAACTCCACCAGCGAAGCGCTGATTTGTGAAGTTGACGGCGAGGCGGCAGGCTATGCGGTGTTCTTTACCAGCTACTCAACCTGGCTGGGGAAAAACGGTATTTACCTGGAAGATCTCTACGTCAGCCCACGTTTTCGCGGTCAGAAAGCGGGTAAACAGCTGCTGCGCCATATTGCCCGGCTGGCGGTAGCGCGCGGTTGCGGTCGTCTTGAGTGGAGCGTGCTTGACTGGAATCAGCCAGCTATCGACTTCTACAAAAGCATCGGTGCCGCGCCGCAGGACGAGTGGGTACGCTACCGTATGGAAGGCCAGGTGCTGACCGATTTCGCCGAGTCCTGA
- a CDS encoding ABC transporter substrate-binding protein, with translation MTLRIGSHPNNLSLFILRHRGVLEAAFAPHGDVVWIDYLHGGDSANYLADQRLDVVGTGSTPPVLAQGNGLDVAYLASSPDRTANCALLAMKESSRQRTADIAGARIACMKGSFTDHFLARLLLQNGLTLDDITLVDLNGSDSARALREGRVDLWAAIDPWLTAAQDAKKVRCLAQVGEVIRNRSLFWCRERWLRQSAQQAETLLTVLADNDRWIAGHSQQAAELIHHHISGSLSVTSWLSAIRSRSWGIYRVTPELLAEQQQQADDLLAARFITTPLTIGVAAENGVQA, from the coding sequence ATGACCCTACGCATTGGCAGTCATCCGAACAATCTTTCGCTATTTATTCTGCGCCATCGCGGCGTGCTGGAAGCAGCCTTTGCTCCCCACGGCGATGTGGTATGGATCGACTACCTGCACGGTGGCGACAGCGCAAACTATCTGGCAGATCAGCGGCTGGATGTGGTCGGTACCGGATCAACGCCGCCGGTACTGGCGCAGGGAAATGGGCTTGACGTGGCGTATCTCGCCTCATCGCCAGACCGCACCGCCAACTGTGCGCTGCTGGCAATGAAGGAGAGTTCGCGCCAGCGCACCGCGGATATTGCCGGGGCGCGTATCGCCTGCATGAAAGGATCCTTTACCGATCACTTTCTCGCCCGGCTGCTGTTGCAGAACGGCCTGACCCTTGATGACATCACCCTGGTTGACCTTAACGGCAGCGACTCAGCCCGTGCTTTGCGTGAAGGGCGGGTGGATCTGTGGGCCGCTATTGACCCCTGGCTAACCGCTGCGCAGGATGCTAAAAAGGTGCGTTGCCTGGCACAGGTGGGAGAGGTGATCCGTAACCGCTCTCTGTTCTGGTGCCGTGAGCGCTGGCTGCGTCAATCAGCGCAGCAGGCTGAGACGCTGCTGACGGTGCTGGCAGATAACGATCGCTGGATAGCCGGGCACAGCCAGCAGGCCGCCGAGCTGATCCATCATCATATTTCTGGTTCGCTCAGTGTGACCAGCTGGCTATCCGCCATTCGTTCCCGCTCCTGGGGGATTTATCGCGTCACTCCGGAGCTGCTGGCAGAACAGCAACAACAGGCTGACGATCTGTTAGCCGCCAGATTTATCACCACGCCGCTGACGATTGGCGTTGCGGCAGAAAATGGAGTACAGGCATGA
- a CDS encoding SelT/SelW/SelH family protein, producing the protein MSQLPVVTIQYCSQCNWMLRASWMAQELLHTFSTDLGAVTLIPGTGGVYEITVNGEVIWNRKTDNGFPDAAEIKRRLRAVCFPERDLGHIDQHASPAEKN; encoded by the coding sequence GTGAGTCAATTACCTGTTGTCACGATTCAATATTGTTCCCAGTGCAACTGGATGCTGCGCGCCAGCTGGATGGCGCAGGAGCTGCTGCATACTTTTAGCACCGATCTCGGCGCGGTAACCCTGATCCCCGGTACAGGTGGCGTATACGAAATTACCGTCAATGGAGAGGTTATCTGGAACCGTAAAACGGACAACGGTTTCCCGGATGCCGCCGAAATCAAACGCCGCCTGCGCGCCGTCTGTTTCCCGGAACGCGATCTCGGACATATCGATCAGCATGCCAGCCCGGCAGAGAAAAATTAA
- a CDS encoding DUF3313 domain-containing protein: MSTQTQVFRSSLLILSMVIAGCAGTPTARYAGLSSAEKLQSNSGDNAHNQPWRTTGQIDWHKYSEVMVDPVVIYQGADNQFGDLSQADRQELADYLYQRCNEVLKTRFSPTQRPSSKALRVKLTLTGAETTTPVLGTFTKFDLAGGPYNIVQSIRGREGLMNGSVSYAVEIYQADNNQLLQAWVTKEYPNAMNVSASFGSLSAAKVGIDKGTEQLLSQLK, from the coding sequence ATGTCAACGCAAACCCAGGTTTTTCGCTCATCGTTATTAATATTGTCGATGGTTATAGCAGGCTGTGCGGGCACACCGACCGCACGCTATGCGGGTTTATCCTCCGCTGAAAAGCTGCAATCCAACAGCGGTGACAATGCCCACAATCAGCCGTGGAGAACCACCGGACAGATTGACTGGCACAAGTACAGCGAAGTCATGGTCGATCCGGTGGTGATCTATCAGGGGGCAGATAATCAGTTTGGCGACCTCAGCCAGGCAGATCGTCAGGAACTGGCCGACTATCTTTACCAGCGCTGTAATGAGGTACTTAAAACCCGTTTTTCGCCCACGCAGAGACCCTCATCAAAAGCGCTGCGAGTTAAGCTGACGCTTACCGGCGCGGAGACGACGACGCCGGTGCTGGGCACGTTCACTAAATTTGATCTGGCTGGCGGGCCATACAATATCGTGCAGTCCATACGCGGGCGGGAAGGGCTGATGAATGGATCCGTCAGCTACGCCGTTGAGATCTATCAGGCTGATAACAACCAGCTGTTGCAGGCATGGGTGACCAAAGAGTACCCCAATGCGATGAACGTTAGCGCCAGCTTTGGCTCACTGTCAGCGGCAAAAGTGGGCATTGATAAAGGCACTGAGCAGCTGCTCAGTCAGCTGAAATAA
- a CDS encoding LLM class flavin-dependent oxidoreductase, translating to MEIYWYLTAPDGPQPWTASGSRKIDYAWFQEVATAVDNLGFTGALLATGAHDPWIVGASLIPLTTRMKFLIAIQPGLVSPTLLAKMAVTFNQFSQGRVLLNVVSGDKNTLGAYGMHLEHDQRYQLSDEFLSVLKPLLAEQTVNFHGEHLHISNARLALGNGGYPPPALWFGGSSAAAQDVAARHVDTYLSWGETPPQAAGKISAVQQKALQHQRTLRFGIRLYVIVRETDEAAWQAVEELYRSMDDKAIAACQALAAGSDSVGQARMSALHNNLRPENPRDLEIYPNLWAGIGLVRPGPGTAIVGSPETVERTLRDYQQAGVEVFILSGFPLVEEAQRFSELVLPRLSLEPPAETHVANDSANTFTWSNLWDSPVARQEDR from the coding sequence GTGGAAATCTACTGGTATCTCACCGCCCCCGACGGGCCACAACCCTGGACCGCCTCCGGCAGCCGCAAAATTGATTACGCCTGGTTTCAGGAGGTGGCAACGGCGGTGGATAATCTGGGTTTTACCGGAGCACTGCTCGCCACCGGTGCACACGATCCCTGGATTGTCGGGGCATCGCTGATCCCGCTTACCACGCGGATGAAATTTCTTATCGCTATTCAGCCCGGGCTGGTTTCACCTACTCTGCTGGCAAAAATGGCGGTAACCTTTAACCAGTTCTCACAGGGGCGTGTGCTGCTGAATGTGGTTAGCGGCGATAAAAATACCCTGGGCGCTTATGGAATGCATCTCGAACACGACCAGCGCTACCAGCTGAGTGATGAGTTTCTTAGCGTACTGAAGCCGCTGCTGGCAGAGCAGACGGTGAATTTCCACGGTGAACATCTGCATATCAGCAACGCCCGGCTGGCCCTTGGCAACGGCGGCTATCCACCGCCTGCGCTGTGGTTCGGCGGCTCTTCCGCTGCGGCACAGGATGTGGCCGCCAGACATGTTGATACTTATCTCTCCTGGGGAGAGACGCCGCCGCAGGCTGCCGGGAAAATCAGCGCCGTGCAGCAGAAAGCATTGCAACATCAACGTACGCTGCGTTTTGGCATCAGGCTGTATGTGATTGTACGTGAAACCGATGAGGCGGCGTGGCAGGCGGTGGAGGAGCTGTACCGATCGATGGATGATAAAGCCATTGCTGCCTGCCAGGCGCTGGCCGCTGGCTCTGATTCAGTGGGCCAGGCGCGGATGAGCGCGTTGCATAACAACCTGCGCCCGGAAAACCCGCGCGATCTGGAAATCTATCCCAATCTGTGGGCCGGTATTGGCCTGGTTCGTCCGGGGCCGGGAACGGCTATCGTCGGCAGCCCGGAAACGGTTGAGCGCACGCTGCGTGACTATCAGCAGGCGGGTGTAGAAGTATTTATTCTTTCCGGCTTCCCGCTGGTGGAGGAAGCGCAGCGCTTCAGTGAGCTGGTTCTGCCGCGACTGTCGCTGGAACCGCCAGCTGAGACGCATGTGGCTAATGATTCCGCCAATACTTTTACCTGGAGTAACCTGTGGGACAGCCCGGTAGCCCGGCAGGAGGATCGCTGA